In the Nitrospirota bacterium genome, one interval contains:
- the ispH gene encoding 4-hydroxy-3-methylbut-2-enyl diphosphate reductase, translating into MKIYLANPRGFCAGVDRAIDIVDLSLKKYGAPIYVRHEIVHSRHVVNSLRTKGAVFVEELSEVPEGSVVIFSAHGVAKSVWDEANRRRLHVIDATCPLVIKVHNEVNRDYTQGYDLILIGHAGHPEVIGTLGQIPDKFHLVSSVADVERLHVDNVHDLSYVTQTTLSVDECRDIVGALHQRFPHIKGPHQEDICYATQNRQNAVKELSKLVDVILVIGSPNSSNSNRLRELGEQCGIASYLIDAASDIDPTWLTNVQAVGITAGASAPEVLVEEVVTYLKTFGTAEVQDLTVIEEDVEFLLPKELIAIESFKKPVGA; encoded by the coding sequence ATGAAGATCTATCTCGCCAATCCGCGAGGTTTTTGCGCCGGAGTCGACCGGGCAATCGACATCGTCGATCTTTCGCTCAAGAAATATGGCGCGCCGATCTACGTGCGGCATGAAATCGTCCATAGCCGGCATGTTGTGAACTCCCTCCGCACCAAGGGCGCCGTGTTCGTGGAAGAGTTGTCAGAAGTGCCGGAAGGTTCGGTCGTGATTTTCAGCGCACATGGAGTAGCCAAGTCGGTCTGGGACGAAGCCAATCGGCGGCGGTTGCATGTGATCGACGCCACTTGTCCGTTGGTGATCAAAGTGCATAATGAGGTCAACCGCGACTATACGCAGGGGTATGACCTTATTCTGATCGGGCATGCAGGCCATCCTGAAGTGATCGGGACACTCGGACAGATTCCGGACAAGTTCCATCTGGTCTCCTCAGTAGCTGATGTCGAGAGATTGCATGTCGACAATGTCCACGACCTGTCGTACGTCACGCAAACGACGCTGAGCGTCGACGAATGTCGGGATATTGTCGGCGCGCTCCATCAACGGTTTCCGCATATCAAGGGCCCCCACCAGGAGGATATCTGTTACGCGACGCAGAACCGCCAGAACGCCGTGAAAGAACTCTCCAAGCTCGTCGACGTCATTCTCGTCATCGGCTCTCCGAACAGCTCGAACTCCAACCGGCTGCGCGAGTTGGGGGAACAGTGTGGGATTGCGTCCTACTTGATCGATGCCGCGTCGGACATCGATCCAACGTGGCTGACGAACGTGCAAGCGGTTGGGATTACTGCCGGCGCTTCAGCGCCAGAAGTTCTGGTCGAAGAGGTCGTAACATACCTCAAGACATTTGGGACCGCAGAGGTTCAAGATCTGACCGTCATCGAAGAAGACGTTGAATTTCTTCTTCCGAAGGAACTCATTGCCATTGAATCTTTCAAAAAGCCAGTCGGGGCTTAG
- a CDS encoding ketoacyl-ACP synthase III, with amino-acid sequence MIRTRIIGTGSYLPERVLSNREVGASLGIDPEAVTRLTGIQERRRASLSQASSDLAAEAARQALEAAGLPVQELGAIVLSTTSPDTVFPSTACHVQRMLGCSTIPAFDVAASCSGFLYGLSMADAMIRSGQVKTCLVVAAEVKSRSLDPADSDTALLFGDGAGAVLLRGEPKAGQLSSGLWGIRLHADGTQHGLIMIPAGGSRQPTTSGTVGAKSHTLRMRGAPLFRLAVKRLEQAVREIVKEFGVDIQDIAQLVVHQANGRILDQLTKRLGISPERVCSVIGCYGNTSSASLPIALDHAVRSGRIRPHDIVVLGSFGGGVTWAAGLVRW; translated from the coding sequence ATGATCCGAACGAGAATTATTGGGACTGGTTCATACCTGCCTGAGCGAGTACTGTCGAATCGCGAGGTTGGGGCTTCGTTGGGCATTGACCCGGAGGCCGTCACTCGCTTGACGGGAATTCAAGAACGACGCAGGGCTAGCCTGTCTCAAGCCTCTTCAGATCTTGCGGCTGAGGCGGCGAGACAGGCGCTCGAAGCTGCCGGACTCCCGGTCCAAGAGCTGGGGGCCATTGTACTGTCAACCACCTCCCCCGATACGGTCTTTCCCTCTACCGCCTGCCATGTTCAACGAATGCTCGGTTGCTCTACGATACCGGCATTCGATGTGGCGGCTTCCTGTTCGGGCTTCCTCTACGGGCTTTCGATGGCCGATGCAATGATCCGGAGCGGGCAGGTCAAGACCTGTTTGGTGGTGGCGGCGGAAGTGAAGTCCCGTTCTCTCGATCCTGCCGATAGCGATACGGCTCTCTTGTTCGGCGATGGGGCCGGTGCGGTCCTGTTGCGGGGGGAGCCAAAGGCAGGCCAGCTAAGCTCCGGCCTCTGGGGGATCCGTCTCCACGCGGACGGAACCCAGCACGGCCTGATTATGATTCCCGCCGGCGGCTCGCGCCAGCCGACGACGTCGGGGACGGTCGGCGCGAAGAGCCATACGCTACGGATGCGAGGAGCCCCGCTGTTTCGCTTGGCGGTTAAGCGATTGGAACAGGCCGTCCGTGAAATCGTGAAGGAGTTTGGGGTCGATATACAGGACATCGCACAGTTGGTCGTGCATCAAGCCAACGGGCGGATTCTTGACCAGCTCACGAAGCGGCTTGGAATCTCACCGGAGCGGGTCTGTTCCGTGATCGGCTGCTACGGTAATACATCGTCAGCGTCATTGCCGATCGCACTCGACCACGCGGTCCGTTCGGGAAGAATTCGGCCTCACGACATCGTTGTGTTGGGCAGTTTTGGCGGTGGCGTAACCTGGGCGGCAGGACTGGTTCGATGGTGA
- a CDS encoding response regulator transcription factor, with product MSPPAHKKILIVEDEHDILQLVKLYVEKEGFRTVSATSGTEGLRQVKQEKPDLVVLDLMLPGIDGLEVCKRLRAAPETALLPIIMLTAKAEEADTVVGLELGADDYITKPFSPKTLVARIKALFRRLERKPDGSLAHYRYGDLVMDLARHEVTVKKVEVPLTAKEFGLLEHLLSNPGRVLTRDILLNTVWGYDYYGTTRTVDVHIRRLKQKLPSLNEAIISVRHCLRDEAKEIQPDARPQARKNRRRIHWNTLRIFQGRERRRWLQLVRRSRTGNVGQAPRHKKCADIFQRFTMNR from the coding sequence ATGTCACCCCCCGCGCACAAGAAAATCCTCATCGTTGAGGATGAGCACGACATTCTCCAGCTGGTCAAACTGTACGTGGAAAAAGAGGGCTTTCGGACCGTATCGGCGACGAGCGGCACGGAAGGCCTCCGACAAGTGAAACAAGAGAAGCCTGACTTGGTCGTTCTCGACCTGATGTTGCCAGGCATCGACGGCCTCGAAGTGTGCAAACGCCTTCGAGCGGCTCCGGAGACCGCACTGCTTCCCATCATCATGCTGACCGCCAAAGCCGAGGAAGCAGACACCGTCGTAGGCCTGGAATTGGGAGCCGACGACTATATCACTAAACCCTTCAGCCCTAAGACTCTGGTCGCCCGCATCAAGGCCCTCTTTCGACGTCTTGAACGGAAACCGGACGGCAGCCTGGCTCACTATCGCTATGGCGATCTCGTCATGGATCTCGCGCGACACGAAGTCACCGTCAAGAAAGTTGAAGTCCCCCTCACTGCAAAAGAGTTCGGCCTGCTCGAACATCTTTTGAGCAATCCCGGTAGAGTCCTGACACGAGACATCCTTCTCAATACCGTCTGGGGATACGATTACTACGGAACGACGAGGACCGTCGACGTCCACATCCGAAGACTCAAGCAGAAACTCCCCTCCCTGAACGAGGCGATTATTTCGGTCAGACATTGCCTTCGTGACGAGGCGAAGGAGATACAACCAGATGCAAGGCCGCAGGCTCGGAAAAACCGGAGGCGTATTCACTGGAATACGTTGAGGATTTTTCAGGGCCGAGAACGACGCAGATGGTTGCAGCTCGTTCGCCGCAGTAGAACTGGCAATGTCGGACAGGCTCCTAGACACAAGAAATGTGCGGACATCTTTCAGCGATTCACGATGAACCGTTAA
- a CDS encoding HAMP domain-containing protein produces the protein MALSIRWKVTIITLLVLVCGLLIARTLTLRSLEQQEITQSGRLLETQSSLVAYGLQPFLTQPESLSSTHQLQAVLRDLSARALARVTVIASDGRVLADSAVSDSNLTAVENQLARPEIQQAAANGHGTDLRTNHTTGERTLYSAVSLSSPNQAMPPVFLRLGLPMAALDRQTDRLHRNLAVAFGVTFLIAITLSVWLAHGITKPLSEIATAARQLAKGDHDVRIRTGSQDEVGLLADELSHMTDQLKAKLDELSEDRAQLLAMLTSMVEGVMVLDSRGRVLQINPALERMFDVTRMEVRGHPCSDVFRHPKLDTLVSTVLTKRMNEEDEILLHPSGRRLHIEASVMENERENDACAVLVFHDMTELRRLEIIRKDFVANVSHELRTPLTSIKGYIEALLDGAKDDPETSTKFLNIILKQSDRLNLILEDLLQLARIESGQILFKREPLHIQGIVERTLAMIKPLADKNGHRLLSYVADDLPAVLGDEDRLTQVLSNLLDNAVKYTPGKGTITVAAHPVSGDPAQPGMATAVELSVTDTGIGIPDQDRPRVFERFYRVDKARSRELGGTGLGLAIVRHIVEGLGGRVWVEGNAPTGSRFVVRLPVQQ, from the coding sequence ATGGCACTCTCCATCCGATGGAAGGTCACGATCATAACCCTGTTGGTGCTCGTCTGTGGGCTGCTCATCGCCCGTACCTTGACGCTTCGCTCTCTTGAGCAACAGGAGATCACTCAATCGGGCCGCCTACTGGAGACTCAATCCAGTCTCGTCGCCTATGGGCTGCAGCCGTTTCTGACGCAGCCCGAGTCGTTGTCTTCAACCCACCAATTACAGGCAGTCCTAAGAGATCTCAGCGCGCGAGCCCTCGCGCGCGTGACCGTCATTGCCTCCGATGGGCGGGTATTGGCCGACAGCGCTGTATCGGACAGCAACCTGACTGCGGTGGAGAACCAGCTGGCGCGACCGGAAATCCAGCAAGCCGCTGCCAACGGTCATGGAACGGATCTCCGGACGAATCACACCACCGGTGAACGGACGTTGTATTCGGCTGTCAGCCTGAGTAGTCCAAATCAAGCGATGCCTCCCGTCTTCTTGAGGCTGGGATTGCCGATGGCTGCGCTTGATCGTCAGACGGATAGGCTGCACCGTAACTTGGCCGTCGCTTTCGGAGTTACATTCTTAATCGCCATCACGCTCAGTGTATGGCTCGCTCACGGCATCACGAAACCCTTGTCCGAAATTGCGACCGCTGCACGGCAGCTGGCGAAGGGTGACCATGATGTCCGCATTCGGACCGGATCACAAGATGAAGTCGGCCTTCTAGCCGACGAGCTCAGCCACATGACAGACCAACTCAAAGCCAAGCTTGATGAGCTCTCGGAAGATCGGGCCCAGCTCTTGGCCATGCTGACCTCAATGGTCGAAGGCGTAATGGTCCTGGACAGCCGAGGTCGCGTGCTCCAAATCAATCCTGCGTTGGAACGGATGTTCGACGTCACCAGGATGGAAGTGCGGGGGCACCCCTGCTCGGATGTCTTCCGGCATCCGAAGTTGGATACGTTAGTCTCGACTGTCCTGACGAAACGTATGAACGAAGAAGATGAAATTCTCCTGCATCCGAGCGGCCGCCGCCTCCATATCGAGGCATCGGTCATGGAAAATGAGCGAGAGAATGACGCGTGCGCGGTCCTGGTCTTTCACGACATGACGGAATTACGCCGGCTGGAAATTATCCGGAAAGACTTCGTCGCCAATGTGTCCCACGAACTGCGAACCCCACTCACATCGATCAAGGGGTATATCGAGGCCTTGCTCGATGGTGCCAAAGACGACCCTGAAACCAGCACAAAGTTCCTCAACATTATTCTCAAACAAAGTGACCGGCTGAACCTGATCCTCGAAGATCTCCTCCAGCTGGCAAGGATCGAATCAGGCCAGATCCTGTTCAAGCGGGAGCCACTGCATATCCAGGGCATAGTCGAGCGAACATTGGCCATGATCAAGCCGTTGGCAGACAAGAATGGGCATCGGCTCCTCTCCTACGTGGCGGACGATCTGCCTGCCGTGCTCGGTGACGAAGACCGGCTCACACAGGTCCTGTCCAACTTGCTCGATAACGCGGTCAAATATACTCCTGGGAAAGGGACCATCACCGTTGCCGCTCACCCGGTTTCGGGCGATCCCGCGCAACCCGGGATGGCCACGGCTGTGGAACTGAGCGTGACTGATACCGGCATCGGCATTCCCGATCAAGATCGCCCACGCGTTTTCGAACGATTCTATCGGGTGGATAAGGCCCGTTCGCGTGAACTAGGTGGCACGGGGCTCGGGCTGGCAATTGTCAGGCATATTGTCGAGGGGCTAGGCGGACGGGTGTGGGTCGAAGGGAATGCTCCGACCGGGAGCCGCTTTGTTGTCCGGCTACCGGTCCAACAATAG
- a CDS encoding methionine adenosyltransferase, whose protein sequence is MRHNYLFTSESVTEGHPDKIADQISDGILDAIIAKDKYSRVACETILTTGIAFVAGEISTKAYVEIPDIIREVIKDVGYCDAAWGFDYHTCSVLTAIHQQSGDISMGVDSGGAGDQGLMFGYATNETTELMPMPIVLAHRLTRRLAEVRKKNILPWVRPDGKSQVTVEYKDSKPVRIDTIVVSTQHSPDVTNKQIERDIMEKVIKPVMPKGLYDPTSVKHHINPTGRFVVGGPMGDTGLTGRKIIVDTYGGHGSHGGGAFSGKDPTKVDRSASYMARYIAKNIVAAGLAQKCEVQLAYAIGVADPVSVLVDTKGTEKVAVETLDKLVRKHFPMTPRGIIDYLKLRRPIFRKTASYGHFGRNEPEFTWEKTDKAKLLRKDAGL, encoded by the coding sequence ATGCGACATAACTATCTGTTTACATCTGAATCTGTCACAGAAGGACATCCGGATAAAATCGCCGACCAGATCTCCGACGGAATCCTCGACGCAATCATTGCCAAAGACAAGTATTCCCGGGTGGCCTGCGAGACGATTCTCACCACCGGAATCGCCTTCGTGGCAGGTGAAATCTCCACCAAAGCCTACGTCGAGATTCCCGATATCATTCGTGAGGTCATCAAAGATGTCGGCTATTGCGACGCCGCCTGGGGATTCGACTACCACACCTGTTCCGTCCTGACCGCGATTCACCAGCAGTCAGGCGATATCTCCATGGGCGTGGATTCCGGCGGCGCCGGCGACCAGGGGTTGATGTTCGGCTATGCCACCAATGAAACGACTGAGCTCATGCCGATGCCGATCGTGCTCGCACATCGACTCACCAGGCGGCTGGCAGAAGTCCGGAAAAAGAACATCCTGCCCTGGGTCCGTCCCGATGGAAAATCCCAAGTGACCGTGGAGTACAAGGACAGCAAACCGGTGCGGATCGACACGATCGTTGTCTCGACGCAGCATAGCCCCGACGTGACGAACAAGCAGATCGAACGCGACATCATGGAGAAGGTCATCAAGCCCGTGATGCCGAAAGGGCTCTACGACCCAACGAGTGTGAAACACCACATCAATCCCACCGGCCGCTTCGTGGTCGGCGGTCCGATGGGGGACACAGGGTTGACAGGCCGCAAGATCATCGTCGATACCTATGGAGGCCACGGCAGCCATGGAGGCGGCGCGTTCTCCGGCAAGGATCCGACAAAGGTGGACCGGTCGGCGTCGTACATGGCCCGCTACATCGCAAAGAACATCGTCGCCGCCGGGTTAGCGCAAAAATGTGAAGTCCAGCTCGCCTATGCGATCGGCGTGGCAGATCCCGTTTCAGTGCTGGTCGATACAAAAGGAACGGAGAAGGTGGCGGTCGAGACTCTGGATAAGCTCGTGCGGAAACACTTCCCCATGACCCCGCGCGGCATCATCGACTACCTCAAGCTCCGCCGGCCGATCTTCAGAAAGACCGCCTCCTACGGGCACTTTGGCCGGAACGAACCGGAGTTTACCTGGGAAAAGACCGATAAGGCTAAACTCTTGCGGAAAGACGCAGGGCTGTAA
- a CDS encoding TlpA family protein disulfide reductase gives MAMFLMVAGSGMGSAAASDALPVADRAFVKLGEPAPNFQLRDLNGHLITLSDLRGKVVLLNFWATWCGPCRVEMPAMEQLYRMFQRKDFEILAVSTDAQGAAITRPFQQENRLTFPILHDPDYRVGLTYGARSLPMTFLIDRQGIIRHQVFGARDWEAPEAQQLIQMLMKS, from the coding sequence ATGGCAATGTTTTTGATGGTTGCAGGCTCAGGCATGGGTAGTGCCGCGGCGTCGGATGCTCTGCCGGTTGCCGACCGCGCCTTCGTCAAGCTGGGTGAGCCGGCGCCGAACTTCCAGCTGCGGGATTTGAACGGTCATCTGATCACACTTTCGGATTTGCGTGGCAAAGTGGTGCTGCTGAATTTTTGGGCCACCTGGTGCGGCCCCTGCCGGGTAGAGATGCCGGCGATGGAACAGCTCTATCGGATGTTTCAACGGAAGGATTTTGAGATTCTCGCTGTATCCACTGACGCACAGGGTGCGGCGATCACCAGACCGTTTCAGCAAGAGAACCGTTTGACGTTTCCCATTCTCCATGACCCTGACTACCGTGTAGGATTGACCTATGGCGCACGAAGCCTTCCGATGACCTTCCTGATCGATCGACAGGGGATTATCCGCCACCAGGTCTTCGGCGCGCGTGATTGGGAAGCTCCTGAAGCGCAGCAGCTTATACAGATGTTGATGAAATCCTAG
- a CDS encoding sulfite exporter TauE/SafE family protein, whose translation MSQSITNISLVAAFSAGLLSFVSPCVLPLVPSYISYITGLSIEQLTDSTVRSKFKKAIVVNALLFIGGFSAVFVSFGASASFIGQVFITYQDYIRRIGGVLIVIFGLYLLGILNINFLKMEHRFQFRSRPVGYVGSFLIGVAFAAGWTPCVGPVLGTILLYASTTDSMLNGVLLLMSYSLGLGLPLFLTALGVDRFLSYFKKARLYLWGVSTVSGVLLIAVGVMIYANSLTMITGFLERYGIGWYLGQ comes from the coding sequence ATGTCGCAATCGATCACGAATATTTCTCTTGTGGCAGCCTTTTCGGCCGGGTTGCTATCGTTCGTTTCGCCCTGCGTGCTGCCGCTGGTTCCTTCCTATATTTCGTATATCACCGGGCTGTCCATCGAACAGCTGACCGACTCGACTGTGCGGTCGAAGTTCAAGAAAGCCATCGTGGTCAATGCCCTATTGTTTATCGGCGGATTCTCAGCCGTATTCGTGTCCTTCGGGGCGTCGGCCAGCTTCATCGGACAGGTGTTTATTACCTATCAGGATTACATCAGACGGATCGGTGGGGTACTGATCGTCATCTTTGGCCTCTACTTACTGGGGATCTTGAATATCAACTTTCTCAAGATGGAGCATCGATTTCAATTCAGAAGCAGGCCGGTCGGCTATGTGGGATCGTTCTTGATTGGCGTGGCGTTTGCAGCTGGCTGGACCCCTTGCGTCGGGCCGGTGCTCGGGACCATCTTGTTGTATGCCAGCACCACCGACTCGATGTTGAACGGCGTGCTGTTGCTCATGAGCTATTCGTTGGGATTGGGGTTGCCCTTGTTTCTCACGGCTTTGGGAGTGGATCGATTCCTCAGTTATTTCAAGAAAGCGCGTCTGTACTTATGGGGAGTCTCCACAGTCAGCGGGGTGTTGCTGATCGCCGTGGGCGTCATGATTTACGCCAATAGCCTTACCATGATTACGGGGTTTTTGGAGCGGTATGGTATCGGCTGGTACCTGGGGCAGTGA
- the bamD gene encoding outer membrane protein assembly factor BamD — protein MTTPARISVALGLCMAMFCLTTACSSTPKPQATAKKALSGTDEQIFLGDSIKKNYDPHVIMKRGEAFFEKEEYAEAIVEYTHFLDLHRTHILAPYAEFRVGESQMKLTKGIQRDPGPIQKALESFERLRKNFPGSRYDSSALQKIQECHDLLAQTHLFVGEFYYRRGSYLAAAHRFEQIMKLYPDKSAAPDALYFLALSYHDLGADDWASEKLTLLAEKYPGSAYSSEGKSLLAKIGGPPPQTLLAKAEPAASSASPPGPPSGNQPSLADGLIPSVPAASFRLPSATSLSQAFVQCRLGAWC, from the coding sequence ATGACTACTCCAGCACGGATTTCAGTGGCCCTCGGCCTCTGCATGGCAATGTTTTGCCTCACCACCGCCTGCTCCAGCACTCCCAAACCTCAGGCAACAGCAAAGAAGGCCCTGAGCGGCACGGATGAACAGATTTTTCTGGGCGATTCGATCAAGAAGAACTACGACCCCCATGTCATCATGAAGCGAGGGGAAGCGTTCTTCGAGAAAGAGGAGTATGCGGAGGCGATCGTCGAGTATACCCATTTCCTCGATCTCCATCGCACCCATATCCTTGCTCCCTACGCGGAATTCCGAGTCGGAGAGAGTCAGATGAAACTGACCAAGGGGATCCAGCGCGATCCTGGCCCCATTCAGAAAGCTCTCGAATCCTTTGAACGGCTGCGGAAGAATTTTCCGGGAAGCCGGTATGACAGCTCAGCGCTCCAGAAGATACAAGAATGCCACGACCTCTTGGCGCAGACGCATCTTTTCGTGGGGGAATTCTATTATCGACGGGGCTCCTATCTGGCCGCCGCCCATCGTTTCGAACAAATCATGAAACTATACCCTGATAAGTCGGCTGCGCCTGATGCCCTGTACTTTCTGGCACTCAGCTACCACGACCTGGGTGCGGACGATTGGGCAAGCGAAAAGCTCACGTTGCTGGCGGAAAAATATCCCGGCAGCGCCTATTCCAGCGAAGGGAAGAGCCTGCTCGCAAAGATCGGAGGTCCACCCCCCCAAACCTTGCTGGCCAAGGCAGAACCGGCAGCTTCCTCAGCCTCACCGCCTGGCCCCCCATCGGGGAATCAACCGAGCCTTGCCGATGGACTCATCCCCTCTGTCCCAGCTGCATCGTTCCGTCTCCCTTCCGCCACATCATTGAGCCAGGCTTTTGTACAGTGCCGCCTAGGCGCCTGGTGCTAA
- a CDS encoding adenosylhomocysteinase yields the protein MEYDVKDIKLADQGKLKIEWAEATMPVLRLIKKRFQREKPFAGLRVTACLHVTTETANLMKTLQAGGADVRLCASNPLSTQDEIAAALVKHDNIPTFAIKGEDSKTYYQHIQSAIGHKPQITMDDGADVVSLIHSKRKDLLKHVIGGTEETTTGVIRLRSMAEKKVLKFPVISVNDADTKHLFDNRYGTGQSTIDGIIRATNRLVCGTSFVVAGYGWCGRGIAMRAKGMGADVIVTEIDPVKAIEAVMDGFRVMPMEQAALIGDFFVTVTGNLKVIRGEHFAVMKEGAIVCNSGHFNVELDIPALEKLSRRKRLIRPGVEQFTLKNGRRVSLLGEGRLVNLATAEGHPSSVMDMSFANQALGAEYLVRNYKKLEKKVYPVPPVIDKEIARLKLAGMGMKIDQLTKEQVKYLASWEMGT from the coding sequence GTGGAATACGATGTGAAGGATATCAAGCTGGCAGACCAGGGCAAACTCAAGATCGAATGGGCCGAAGCCACCATGCCGGTGCTGCGGCTGATCAAGAAACGGTTTCAGCGAGAGAAGCCCTTTGCAGGGCTCCGCGTCACGGCCTGCCTCCATGTCACGACCGAAACAGCCAATCTGATGAAGACCCTCCAGGCAGGCGGAGCCGATGTCCGGCTCTGCGCCTCCAACCCGCTGAGCACACAGGATGAGATCGCGGCGGCGCTCGTCAAACATGACAACATCCCAACCTTCGCGATCAAGGGCGAAGACAGCAAGACCTACTATCAGCACATCCAGTCGGCGATCGGTCACAAGCCGCAGATCACGATGGATGACGGGGCCGATGTCGTGTCGCTGATCCATTCCAAGCGGAAAGATCTGCTCAAACACGTGATCGGCGGCACGGAAGAGACGACCACCGGCGTGATCCGGCTTCGCAGCATGGCTGAAAAGAAGGTGCTGAAGTTCCCGGTGATCTCCGTCAACGACGCCGACACCAAGCACCTGTTCGACAATCGTTACGGGACTGGCCAGAGCACGATCGACGGCATCATCCGTGCGACGAACCGCCTGGTCTGCGGTACCAGCTTCGTGGTCGCAGGTTATGGCTGGTGCGGGCGTGGAATTGCCATGCGCGCCAAGGGCATGGGGGCCGACGTCATCGTCACCGAGATCGATCCGGTCAAGGCCATTGAAGCGGTGATGGATGGGTTCCGCGTCATGCCGATGGAACAGGCCGCGCTCATCGGAGATTTCTTCGTCACGGTCACCGGCAACCTCAAGGTTATCCGCGGTGAGCATTTTGCCGTGATGAAAGAGGGGGCTATCGTCTGTAACTCAGGGCACTTTAACGTCGAGCTGGATATTCCCGCCTTGGAGAAACTGAGCCGCAGGAAGCGCCTTATCAGGCCTGGTGTCGAACAATTCACATTGAAAAACGGTCGGCGTGTTAGTCTGCTCGGTGAGGGACGGTTGGTTAATCTCGCTACCGCGGAGGGCCATCCCTCCAGCGTCATGGACATGAGCTTCGCCAACCAGGCGCTCGGAGCGGAGTATCTGGTGAGGAATTACAAGAAGCTGGAGAAGAAGGTCTATCCGGTCCCGCCGGTGATCGACAAGGAAATCGCGAGGCTCAAGCTTGCCGGCATGGGGATGAAGATTGATCAGCTGACGAAGGAGCAGGTGAAGTATCTGGCGTCGTGGGAGATGGGCACATAG
- a CDS encoding geranylgeranyl reductase family protein: protein MPAPPDVKAYDVLVVGMGPAGATAAYELSRAGLSVLAIDKQPHPRYKVCGGGLSVRIEQLLDPGFKSVVEETIFGFQFLYRGEKSITIESPSPIAYMVMRDRFDHHLVQQARYVGTEIHEGEQSQSFRHLPDGVEMTTDRGCYHAKVLIGADGANSQVAKHLFPDRRQRCIATLESEIEIGQGAQYPDVGKAVIDIGACSMGYAWIFPKQGRLSVGVGEFQSKPASLKKTFDRFVWGEKGLAGLEVPKPVGHPLPLFSRTELSSEPGPDDLVNGQAMLVGDAGHLVDPLFGEGIYYAVRSGKMAAMAVLNQRRDRSKSLWDYELAVREQLYSEFRIASRLADIVYTFPRLCHRLLNPYQAVVQVYCEVLQGKETYQSFIRRAKGIIKSSTSELLLEALQLR, encoded by the coding sequence ATGCCCGCTCCGCCTGACGTAAAAGCGTACGATGTCTTGGTGGTGGGCATGGGGCCGGCCGGCGCGACCGCCGCCTATGAACTGAGCCGTGCCGGCCTGTCGGTTCTCGCCATCGATAAACAACCACATCCTCGCTACAAGGTCTGCGGCGGGGGCTTGTCGGTCCGGATCGAGCAACTTCTCGATCCAGGGTTCAAGTCCGTTGTCGAAGAGACCATCTTCGGATTTCAGTTTTTGTACCGGGGTGAGAAATCCATCACGATCGAATCGCCCAGTCCGATCGCCTATATGGTCATGCGTGATCGGTTCGATCATCATCTGGTTCAACAGGCACGATACGTTGGTACGGAGATTCATGAAGGGGAGCAATCGCAGTCATTCCGTCACCTGCCGGATGGTGTTGAGATGACCACCGATCGTGGATGCTATCATGCGAAGGTATTGATCGGCGCCGACGGCGCGAATAGCCAAGTCGCGAAGCATCTCTTCCCCGACCGGCGACAACGTTGCATCGCGACATTAGAAAGCGAGATTGAAATTGGACAGGGGGCACAATATCCGGACGTAGGAAAAGCCGTGATCGACATCGGCGCCTGCTCGATGGGATATGCCTGGATCTTTCCCAAGCAGGGGCGGTTGTCTGTTGGTGTGGGGGAGTTTCAGAGCAAACCGGCGAGCCTCAAGAAAACATTCGACCGATTCGTGTGGGGGGAAAAAGGCTTGGCGGGTTTGGAAGTGCCCAAGCCGGTCGGCCATCCACTGCCCCTGTTTAGTAGGACTGAACTGAGTTCGGAACCGGGGCCGGACGACCTTGTGAATGGTCAAGCGATGTTGGTCGGCGATGCCGGGCACCTTGTCGATCCATTATTTGGCGAGGGTATCTATTACGCCGTTCGATCAGGCAAGATGGCCGCGATGGCTGTCCTCAATCAACGGCGCGATCGAAGCAAAAGTTTATGGGACTATGAGTTGGCGGTCAGGGAGCAATTGTATTCTGAGTTTCGAATTGCTTCGCGTCTCGCCGACATTGTCTATACGTTCCCGCGCCTCTGTCACCGGTTGTTGAATCCCTACCAAGCGGTCGTTCAAGTATACTGCGAAGTGCTACAGGGGAAGGAAACCTACCAGTCCTTCATCCGGCGAGCCAAGGGAATCATAAAGTCCTCCACGAGTGAGCTCCTGCTCGAAGCGCTGCAGCTGCGTTGA